From the genome of Streptomyces sp. NBC_01341, one region includes:
- a CDS encoding aliphatic sulfonate ABC transporter substrate-binding protein produces the protein MPATRTTIRRSLTAAAALPLLAVALTACGYGSEAKDDDGEKSNVSADGKKLSTDTVKIGYFPNLTHATALVGIQEGLIAKELGGTTVKPSTFNAGPSEIEALNAGSIDIGFIGPSPSINGYSKSKGQSLRIIGGSASGGVKLVVDPKKIKTLDDLKGKKIATPQLGNTQDVAFLNWIGEKGWKVDAQSGKGDVSVVRSDNKVTPDAFKSGSLDGAWVPEPTASKLVAEGGKVLLDESKLWPDDKFVITNIIVSQKFLSEHADVVDAVLRGTVNTNEWINANPDKAKASANSALEKLSGKALPAEVLDPAWKSIQITDDPLAATLQAQADHAVKAGLLEKPDLAGIYDLRPLNKILKAAGRPEVADAGLGAK, from the coding sequence GTGCCTGCCACCCGTACCACGATCCGCCGCAGCCTCACCGCTGCCGCCGCACTGCCGCTGCTCGCCGTGGCGCTCACCGCCTGCGGCTACGGCTCCGAGGCGAAGGACGACGACGGTGAGAAGTCGAACGTCTCCGCCGACGGGAAGAAGCTCTCCACGGACACCGTGAAGATCGGGTACTTCCCGAACCTCACGCACGCCACCGCCCTGGTCGGCATCCAGGAGGGCCTCATCGCCAAGGAACTGGGCGGTACCACGGTCAAGCCCTCGACGTTCAACGCCGGGCCCTCCGAGATCGAGGCGCTCAACGCGGGTTCGATCGACATCGGTTTCATCGGCCCCTCCCCCTCGATCAACGGCTACAGCAAGTCCAAGGGCCAGAGCCTGCGCATCATCGGCGGTTCGGCGTCGGGCGGCGTGAAGCTGGTCGTCGACCCGAAGAAGATCAAGACCCTGGACGACCTCAAGGGCAAGAAGATCGCCACCCCGCAGCTCGGCAACACGCAGGACGTGGCCTTCCTCAACTGGATCGGCGAGAAGGGCTGGAAGGTCGACGCCCAGAGCGGCAAGGGCGACGTCTCGGTCGTCCGCTCGGACAACAAGGTCACCCCGGACGCCTTCAAGTCGGGTTCCCTGGACGGCGCCTGGGTTCCCGAACCGACCGCGTCCAAGCTGGTCGCCGAGGGCGGCAAGGTCCTGCTCGACGAGTCGAAGCTGTGGCCGGACGACAAGTTCGTCATCACGAACATCATCGTGTCGCAGAAGTTCCTCTCCGAGCACGCCGACGTCGTGGACGCGGTGCTGCGCGGCACGGTGAACACCAACGAGTGGATCAACGCCAACCCGGACAAGGCGAAGGCCTCGGCCAACAGCGCCCTGGAGAAGCTCAGCGGCAAGGCGCTCCCCGCCGAGGTCCTCGACCCGGCGTGGAAGTCCATCCAGATCACCGACGACCCGCTGGCCGCGACCCTCCAGGCGCAGGCGGACCACGCGGTGAAGGCCGGCCTGCTGGAGAAGCCCGACCTCGCCGGCATCTACGACCTGAGGCCGCTGAACAAGATCCTCAAGGCCGCGGG
- a CDS encoding sulfate adenylyltransferase subunit 1 yields the protein MTTTTEQLSDTTLLRFATAGSVDDGKSTLVGRLLHDSKSVLTDQLEAVALASSNRGQEAPDLALLTDGLRAEREQGITIDVAYRYFATPRRRFILADTPGHVQYTRNMVTGASTAELAVVLVDARNGVVEQTRRHAAVAALLRVPHVVLAVNKMDLVDYAEPVFAAIAEEFTAYAASLGVPEITAIPISALAGDNVVEPSAHMDWYGGPTVLEHLETVPVSHDLTECHARFPVQYVIRPQTAEHRDYRGYAGQIAAGVFRVGESVSVLPSGRTTTIEGIDALGESVDAAWAPQSVTIRLADDIDVSRGDLIAPVGDAPAVTQDVEATVCHVADRPLAVGQRVLLKHTTRTVKAIVKDIPSRLTLDDLSQHPAPGQLVANDIGRVVVRTAEPLALDAYADSRRTGSFLLIDPADGTTLSAGMAGASFGAVTEADADSAAQDAEWDF from the coding sequence ATGACCACCACCACAGAGCAGTTGTCGGACACCACCCTGCTGCGGTTCGCCACGGCCGGTTCGGTCGACGACGGCAAGTCCACCCTCGTCGGACGTCTGCTGCACGACTCCAAGTCGGTCCTCACCGATCAGCTGGAAGCCGTCGCGCTGGCCTCCTCCAACCGCGGCCAGGAAGCACCCGACCTGGCTCTGCTGACCGACGGCCTGCGCGCGGAGCGCGAGCAGGGCATCACGATCGACGTGGCCTACCGCTACTTCGCCACCCCGCGGCGCCGCTTCATCCTGGCCGACACCCCGGGGCACGTGCAGTACACCCGCAACATGGTGACGGGCGCGTCCACCGCCGAGCTGGCCGTCGTCCTGGTCGACGCCCGGAACGGCGTGGTCGAGCAGACCCGCCGGCACGCGGCGGTCGCCGCCCTGCTGCGCGTCCCGCACGTCGTCCTCGCCGTGAACAAGATGGACCTCGTGGACTACGCGGAGCCCGTGTTCGCCGCGATAGCCGAGGAGTTCACCGCGTACGCCGCCTCCCTGGGCGTCCCGGAGATCACCGCGATCCCGATCTCGGCGCTGGCGGGGGACAACGTCGTGGAGCCGTCCGCCCACATGGACTGGTACGGCGGCCCGACGGTGCTGGAGCACCTGGAGACGGTACCCGTCAGCCACGACCTCACCGAGTGCCACGCGCGTTTCCCGGTGCAGTACGTGATCCGCCCGCAGACCGCGGAGCACCGCGACTACCGGGGATACGCCGGTCAGATCGCGGCCGGGGTGTTCCGGGTGGGGGAGAGCGTCTCCGTGCTGCCGTCCGGACGCACGACGACGATCGAGGGGATCGACGCGCTCGGGGAGAGCGTCGACGCCGCCTGGGCGCCGCAGTCGGTGACGATCCGGCTGGCCGACGACATCGACGTCTCGCGGGGTGACCTGATCGCCCCGGTGGGCGACGCCCCCGCCGTCACCCAGGACGTGGAGGCGACGGTCTGCCACGTGGCCGACCGCCCGCTCGCCGTGGGCCAGCGCGTGCTGCTCAAGCACACCACGCGCACGGTCAAGGCGATCGTGAAGGACATCCCCTCGCGCCTGACGCTGGATGACCTGTCCCAGCACCCGGCACCCGGGCAGCTGGTGGCCAACGACATCGGCCGGGTCGTGGTCCGTACCGCCGAGCCCCTCGCGCTCGACGCCTACGCGGACTCGCGGCGCACCGGCTCCTTCCTGCTGATCGACCCCGCCGACGGCACGACGCTGTCGGCCGGCATGGCGGGCGCGTCGTTCGGCGCCGTCACCGAGGCGGACGCGGACTCGGCCGCCCAGGACGCGGAGTGGGACTTCTGA
- a CDS encoding acyl-CoA dehydrogenase family protein encodes MAASTHTVTNQVPPLAGYDVFSADLALTEAVERHLDPGVLDEARRELGELGRSAGSVQAQAWGARANENPPTLRTHDRYGNRVDEVDFHPSWHRLLGHAVSAGLTDAWGRPGGHVRRAAGFLVWTQAEAGHGCPLSMTHAAVPALRTDPALAAEWEPLLTSHVYEEGLRPASQKAGALFGMGMTEKQGGTDVRSNTTRAEPLAGDGEYLLTGHKWFCSAPMSDGFLVLAQAPGGLSCFLVPRVLPDGVRNVFAIQRLKDKLGNRSNASGEVEFDGTWARRVGEEGRGVRTIIEMVAATRLDCVVGSAALMRQAVAQAAHHSAHRSAFGGPLIEKPLMRNVLADLALESEAATTLALRLAAAYDADTEAERAFLRIAVPTAKYWVTKRCTAVVGEALECLGGNGYVEESGMPRLLREAPLNSIWEGSGNVQALDVLRALRREPQALDAFLREVGKARGADHRLDAAIKDLLTGLADLEGAEAGARRLVERMALVLQGSLLLRWAPPEVADAFCASRLGRDWGAAFGTLPHSLDLASVVERARVGTG; translated from the coding sequence ATGGCAGCAAGCACCCACACAGTGACCAACCAGGTTCCGCCACTGGCCGGCTACGACGTCTTCTCGGCCGACCTCGCGCTGACGGAGGCCGTGGAACGGCATCTGGACCCCGGGGTCCTCGACGAGGCGCGCCGGGAACTCGGTGAGCTCGGCCGGTCCGCCGGCTCCGTCCAGGCGCAGGCGTGGGGTGCGCGGGCGAACGAGAACCCGCCGACGCTGCGGACGCACGACCGCTACGGGAACCGCGTCGACGAGGTGGACTTCCATCCGTCCTGGCACCGGCTGCTGGGGCACGCCGTCTCTGCCGGGCTGACGGACGCCTGGGGGAGACCGGGCGGCCACGTGCGGCGCGCGGCCGGCTTCCTGGTCTGGACGCAGGCGGAGGCGGGCCACGGCTGCCCGCTGTCGATGACGCACGCGGCGGTACCCGCGCTGCGGACCGATCCGGCACTCGCCGCCGAGTGGGAGCCCCTGCTGACCTCGCACGTGTACGAGGAGGGTCTGCGGCCCGCGTCGCAGAAGGCGGGCGCGCTGTTCGGGATGGGCATGACCGAGAAGCAGGGCGGCACCGACGTACGGTCCAACACCACCCGGGCCGAGCCGCTGGCCGGCGACGGGGAGTACCTGCTCACCGGACACAAGTGGTTCTGTTCGGCCCCGATGTCCGACGGGTTCCTCGTGCTGGCGCAGGCGCCCGGCGGACTGAGCTGTTTCCTCGTGCCGCGGGTCCTGCCGGACGGCGTGCGCAACGTGTTCGCGATCCAGCGGCTGAAGGACAAGCTGGGCAACAGGTCCAACGCCTCGGGTGAGGTCGAGTTCGACGGGACGTGGGCCCGCCGGGTCGGCGAGGAGGGTCGCGGGGTCCGCACCATCATCGAGATGGTCGCGGCGACGAGGCTGGACTGCGTGGTGGGCTCGGCGGCGCTGATGCGCCAGGCGGTGGCGCAGGCCGCGCACCACAGTGCCCATCGCAGCGCGTTCGGCGGGCCGCTGATCGAGAAGCCCCTGATGCGCAACGTCCTGGCCGATCTGGCGCTCGAGTCCGAGGCGGCCACGACGCTCGCGCTGCGGCTGGCCGCGGCGTACGACGCGGACACGGAGGCGGAGCGGGCCTTCCTGCGCATCGCGGTGCCGACCGCCAAGTACTGGGTGACGAAGCGGTGCACCGCGGTGGTCGGCGAGGCCCTGGAATGCCTCGGCGGCAACGGTTACGTCGAGGAGTCCGGCATGCCCCGGCTGCTGCGCGAGGCACCGCTCAACTCGATCTGGGAGGGCTCGGGCAATGTGCAGGCCCTCGACGTGCTGCGGGCGCTTCGGCGGGAGCCTCAGGCACTGGACGCCTTCCTGCGGGAGGTCGGGAAGGCGCGCGGCGCGGACCACAGGCTCGACGCGGCGATCAAGGACCTGCTGACGGGGCTGGCCGACCTGGAGGGTGCCGAGGCGGGGGCCAGGCGGCTGGTGGAGCGGATGGCCCTCGTGCTCCAGGGATCGCTGCTGCTGCGCTGGGCGCCGCCGGAGGTCGCCGACGCGTTCTGCGCCTCACGGCTCGGCCGGGACTGGGGGGCGGCCTTCGGGACGCTGCCGCACAGCCTCGACCTGGCCTCGGTCGTGGAACGGGCGCGGGTCGGAACCGGCTGA
- the cysC gene encoding adenylyl-sulfate kinase has product MTTDQEISMSVTETGATVWLTGLPSAGKTTIAYELAGRLRADGHRVEVLDGDEIREFLSAGLGFSREDRHTNVQRIGFVAELLAANGVKALVPVIAPYADSRDAVRKRHQQEGTAYLEVHVATPVEVCSVRDVKGLYAKQAAGELSGLTGVDDPYEAPESPDLRIESHQQTVQESAAALRALLTERGLA; this is encoded by the coding sequence ATGACGACTGATCAGGAGATATCGATGAGCGTGACGGAGACGGGAGCCACCGTCTGGCTCACCGGTCTGCCGAGCGCCGGCAAGACCACCATCGCGTATGAACTGGCGGGCCGGCTGCGCGCGGACGGGCACCGGGTCGAGGTGCTCGACGGCGACGAGATCCGGGAGTTCCTCTCCGCCGGACTCGGATTCTCCCGCGAGGACCGGCACACGAACGTGCAGCGCATCGGTTTCGTCGCCGAACTGCTGGCCGCCAACGGTGTGAAGGCCCTCGTTCCGGTCATCGCGCCCTACGCCGACAGCCGTGACGCGGTGCGCAAGCGTCATCAGCAGGAGGGCACCGCCTACCTGGAGGTGCACGTCGCGACACCCGTCGAGGTGTGCTCCGTGCGCGATGTGAAGGGGCTGTACGCCAAGCAGGCAGCGGGCGAACTCAGTGGACTCACCGGGGTCGACGACCCCTACGAGGCCCCTGAGTCCCCGGACCTGCGGATCGAGTCGCACCAGCAGACCGTGCAGGAGTCCGCAGCGGCGCTCCGCGCGCTGCTCACCGAGAGGGGCCTGGCGTGA
- a CDS encoding phosphoadenylyl-sulfate reductase yields MTDTLRAGRFTDEALRELAEQAGRDLEDASASDILKWAAGTFGTAFCVTSSMEDAVVAHLASGVLPGVDVVFLDTGYHFEETIGTRDAVGAVMDVNLITLTPRQSVAEQDAEYGPRLHDRDPDLCCALRKVKPLEEGLTGYAAWATGLRRDESPTRAGTPVVGWDEKRRKVKVSPIARWTQDDVDAYVAEHGVLTNPLLDDGYASVGCAPCTRRVLEGEDARAGRWAGRGKTECGLHG; encoded by the coding sequence ATGACGGACACTCTGCGAGCAGGCCGGTTCACCGACGAGGCCCTGAGGGAACTGGCCGAACAGGCGGGGCGCGACCTCGAGGACGCCTCCGCGAGCGACATCCTGAAGTGGGCCGCCGGCACCTTCGGCACGGCCTTCTGTGTCACCTCCTCCATGGAGGACGCTGTCGTCGCCCACCTGGCCTCCGGGGTCCTGCCCGGCGTGGACGTCGTCTTCCTGGACACCGGCTACCACTTCGAGGAGACCATCGGCACGCGGGACGCGGTCGGCGCCGTGATGGACGTCAACCTCATCACGCTGACCCCGCGTCAGTCGGTCGCCGAACAGGACGCCGAGTACGGCCCGCGGCTGCACGACCGGGACCCCGACCTCTGCTGCGCGCTCCGCAAGGTGAAGCCGCTCGAGGAAGGACTTACCGGGTACGCGGCCTGGGCGACCGGACTACGCCGCGACGAGTCCCCCACCCGGGCCGGCACGCCGGTCGTGGGCTGGGACGAGAAGCGCCGCAAGGTCAAGGTCTCACCCATCGCCCGGTGGACACAGGACGACGTGGACGCGTACGTCGCCGAACACGGCGTGCTGACGAACCCGTTGCTCGACGACGGCTATGCCTCCGTCGGCTGCGCGCCCTGCACCCGCAGGGTGCTGGAGGGCGAGGACGCCCGGGCCGGCCGCTGGGCCGGGCGCGGCAAGACCGAATGCGGGCTGCACGGCTGA
- the cysD gene encoding sulfate adenylyltransferase subunit CysD gives MSSVATVPEGTVNPYALSHLDSLESEAVHIFREVAGEFERPVILFSGGKDSILMLHLALKAFAPAPVPFTLLHVDTGHNFPEVLDYRDRTVEKHGLRLHVASVQEYIDAGKLRERPDGTRNPLQTVPLTEAIQQHRFDAVFGGGRRDEEKARAKERVFSLRDEFSQWDPRRQRPELWQLYNGRHAPGEHVRVFPISNWTELDVWQYIEREGIELPEIYFAHEREVFSRSGMWLTAGDWGGPKDHEKVETRQVRYRTVGDMSCTGAVDSDATTLDAVITEIAASRLTERGATRADDKMSEAAMEDRKREGYF, from the coding sequence GTGAGCAGCGTCGCCACCGTGCCGGAAGGCACCGTCAACCCGTACGCGCTGAGCCACCTGGACTCCCTGGAGTCGGAGGCCGTGCACATCTTCCGTGAGGTGGCGGGTGAGTTCGAGCGGCCGGTGATCCTCTTCTCCGGCGGCAAGGACTCGATCCTGATGCTCCACCTGGCGCTGAAGGCGTTCGCCCCGGCTCCCGTCCCGTTCACGCTGCTCCACGTGGACACCGGGCACAACTTCCCCGAGGTCCTGGACTACCGCGACCGCACCGTCGAGAAACACGGGCTGCGCCTGCACGTCGCCTCCGTCCAGGAGTACATCGACGCGGGCAAGCTCCGCGAGCGGCCCGACGGCACGCGCAACCCGCTGCAGACGGTCCCGCTCACCGAGGCCATCCAGCAGCACCGCTTCGACGCCGTGTTCGGCGGCGGCCGCCGCGACGAGGAGAAGGCACGGGCCAAGGAGCGGGTCTTCTCGCTGCGCGACGAGTTCTCCCAGTGGGACCCGCGCCGCCAGCGCCCCGAGCTGTGGCAGCTCTACAACGGCCGCCACGCCCCCGGTGAGCACGTCCGGGTCTTCCCGATCTCGAACTGGACCGAGCTCGACGTCTGGCAGTACATCGAGCGTGAGGGCATCGAACTCCCGGAGATCTACTTCGCCCACGAGCGCGAGGTCTTCAGCCGGTCCGGCATGTGGCTGACCGCCGGCGACTGGGGCGGGCCCAAGGACCACGAGAAGGTGGAGACGCGTCAGGTGCGCTACCGCACCGTCGGCGACATGTCCTGCACCGGCGCCGTCGACTCCGACGCCACGACCCTGGACGCCGTGATCACCGAGATCGCCGCGTCCCGGCTCACCGAGCGGGGCGCGACCCGCGCCGACGACAAGATGTCCGAGGCGGCGATGGAAGACCGCAAGCGCGAGGGGTACTTCTAG
- a CDS encoding putative leader peptide has translation MSGTGIALVSRRHVDLGRMSSAICPVR, from the coding sequence ATGTCCGGAACTGGAATTGCCTTGGTGAGTCGGCGGCACGTCGACCTCGGCCGCATGTCCAGCGCCATCTGTCCGGTCCGCTGA
- a CDS encoding helix-turn-helix domain-containing protein, with translation MDARPVAPPGPGDAPCPALTERSVHLAREARLTGARPVAAPRAEIDASWDRVMRSGIDPEQSPESRLLETGEIEHRRTCSALGEVMPLLREGLAGIADAAQQIMVVTDTEGRVLWRQGHPAVMRRAKDICLEEGAAWSESATGTNAIGTALAVRTPVQVHSAEHFIRALHGWTCAAAPVRDPRDGRLMGIVDVSGPASTFHPATLALVGSVAALAESELRGRHLVAIERLRSVAAPILCRLGGRALVVDTHGWLAAVSGMPPVDRLPLPKSLRPGPVWLAALGMCRVEPLPGGWLVQVAEGTQDGPPRRVVLDLSRERGLTVHVTGPVGTWTRRLSPRHAELLYALALRREGRTAAELAQDVFGDATRTVTVRAEISRMRRHLAEVLCHRPYRFGEGVEVEVVLPEVPADLLPRSTAPVVVGARAPAGAA, from the coding sequence ATGGACGCAAGGCCCGTCGCACCGCCGGGGCCGGGGGACGCCCCGTGTCCCGCGCTCACCGAGCGGTCGGTGCACCTCGCGCGGGAGGCCCGGCTGACGGGCGCCCGCCCGGTGGCGGCCCCGCGCGCGGAGATCGACGCGTCCTGGGACCGGGTGATGCGCAGCGGGATCGATCCCGAGCAGTCGCCGGAGAGCAGACTCCTGGAGACGGGGGAGATCGAGCACCGGCGCACCTGTTCGGCACTCGGCGAGGTCATGCCCCTGCTGCGCGAGGGGCTGGCCGGCATCGCGGACGCGGCGCAGCAGATCATGGTGGTCACCGACACCGAGGGCCGGGTCCTGTGGCGTCAGGGTCACCCGGCGGTGATGCGCCGCGCCAAGGACATCTGCCTGGAGGAGGGCGCGGCCTGGTCGGAGTCGGCGACCGGGACGAACGCGATCGGCACGGCCCTCGCCGTCCGCACCCCGGTGCAGGTCCACTCCGCCGAGCACTTCATCCGCGCCCTGCACGGCTGGACGTGCGCCGCCGCTCCGGTGCGGGACCCCCGGGACGGGCGGCTGATGGGCATCGTCGACGTCAGCGGCCCCGCGTCCACCTTCCATCCGGCGACGCTGGCCCTGGTCGGCTCGGTGGCGGCGCTCGCGGAGAGCGAGCTGCGCGGCAGGCATCTTGTCGCGATCGAGCGGCTGCGGTCCGTGGCCGCCCCTATCCTGTGCCGGCTGGGCGGCCGCGCCCTGGTCGTGGACACCCACGGCTGGCTGGCCGCCGTGAGCGGCATGCCGCCCGTGGACCGGCTGCCGCTGCCGAAGTCGTTGCGCCCGGGGCCGGTGTGGCTGGCAGCGCTCGGGATGTGCCGGGTGGAGCCCCTGCCGGGCGGCTGGCTGGTCCAGGTCGCGGAGGGCACGCAGGACGGCCCGCCCCGCCGGGTGGTGCTGGACCTGAGCCGGGAGCGGGGGCTCACGGTCCACGTGACGGGTCCCGTGGGCACGTGGACGCGTCGGCTCTCGCCCCGCCACGCCGAGCTGCTGTACGCCCTCGCCCTGCGGCGTGAGGGGCGTACCGCCGCGGAGCTGGCTCAGGACGTGTTCGGCGACGCGACCCGGACGGTGACGGTGCGGGCCGAGATATCGCGGATGCGGCGGCATCTCGCGGAGGTGCTGTGCCACCGTCCGTACCGCTTCGGCGAGGGCGTGGAGGTGGAGGTGGTGCTCCCGGAGGTGCCCGCCGACCTGCTGCCCCGTTCGACGGCTCCGGTGGTGGTCGGGGCGCGTGCGCCGGCGGGGGCGGCCTGA
- a CDS encoding GNAT family N-acetyltransferase produces MSDSAAPLRDVTVWYLEQTSPADLKPSAAPAAGVTVTRSETPLPEFSRFLYTAVGGDVRWTDRLGLSYAGWREILERPGAETWVAYENGTPAGFIELDAQEGGVVEIAYFGLIPAFRGRRIGGHLLSYGVARAWDLVERHPGRKPTERVWLHTCSDDGPHAMDNYLRRGFRLAETRTEREADVANPGPWPGAHA; encoded by the coding sequence ATGAGCGACTCCGCAGCCCCACTCCGTGACGTCACCGTCTGGTATCTGGAACAGACCTCGCCCGCCGATCTGAAGCCCTCGGCCGCCCCGGCGGCAGGGGTGACGGTCACGCGTTCGGAGACGCCGCTGCCGGAGTTCAGCCGGTTCCTCTACACGGCGGTGGGAGGGGACGTCCGGTGGACGGACCGGCTCGGCCTCTCGTACGCGGGGTGGCGGGAGATCCTGGAACGTCCGGGGGCGGAGACCTGGGTGGCGTACGAGAACGGGACCCCGGCGGGGTTCATCGAGCTCGACGCGCAGGAGGGCGGTGTGGTGGAGATCGCCTACTTCGGGCTGATCCCGGCCTTCCGGGGCCGCCGGATCGGCGGACACCTTCTGTCGTACGGCGTGGCGCGCGCGTGGGACCTGGTGGAGCGGCACCCGGGACGGAAGCCCACCGAACGGGTGTGGCTGCACACGTGCTCGGACGACGGCCCGCACGCGATGGACAACTACCTCAGGCGCGGGTTCCGGCTGGCGGAGACGCGGACCGAGCGGGAGGCCGACGTGGCGAACCCGGGTCCCTGGCCCGGTGCGCACGCCTGA
- a CDS encoding nitrite/sulfite reductase, translating into MAAIPEKPATATPRRKAGRHRGEGQWAMGHFTPLNGNEQFKKDDDSLNVRTRIETIYSKRGFDSIDPNDLRGRMRWWGLYTQRRPGIDGGKTAVLEPEELDDRYFMLRVRIDGGRLTTAQLRVIGEISEEYARGTADITDRQNVQLHWIRIEDVPAIWAKLEAVGLSTTEACGDCPRVIIGSPVAGIAADEIIDGTPAVDEIHERYIGSKEFSNLPRKFKTAISGSPVQDVVHEINDIAFVGVDHPEHGPGFDLWVGGGLSTNPRFAERLGAWVPLDEVPDVWAGVVGIFRDYGYRRLRTRARLKFLMADWGPEKFRQILEDEYLKRPLLDGPAPAQPSSRWRDHIGVHPQQDGRFYVGFAPRVGRVDGSTLAKIADLAEAHGSGRVRTTVEQKMLILDVEQDRVASLTAGLEALDFQVHASPFRRGTMACTGIEFCKLAIVETKARGAALIDELERRMPDFEEPLTININGCPNACARIQTADIGLKGQLMLDGDGNQVEGYQVHLGGALGLEAGFGRKVRGLKVTSDELPDYVERVLGNFQAEREEGERFATWAARASAESLS; encoded by the coding sequence ATGGCCGCCATCCCCGAGAAGCCTGCTACCGCCACGCCCCGCCGCAAGGCCGGACGTCACCGTGGTGAAGGTCAGTGGGCCATGGGTCACTTCACGCCGCTCAACGGGAACGAGCAGTTCAAGAAGGACGACGACAGTCTCAATGTGCGGACACGTATCGAGACGATCTACTCCAAGCGCGGTTTCGACTCCATCGATCCGAACGACCTGCGCGGGCGTATGCGCTGGTGGGGCCTGTACACGCAGCGGCGCCCCGGCATCGATGGCGGCAAGACCGCCGTGCTGGAGCCGGAGGAGCTCGACGACCGCTACTTCATGCTCCGGGTGCGCATCGACGGCGGCAGACTGACGACCGCACAGCTGCGGGTCATCGGTGAGATCTCCGAGGAGTACGCCCGCGGCACCGCCGACATCACCGACCGGCAGAACGTCCAGCTGCACTGGATCCGCATCGAGGACGTCCCGGCCATCTGGGCGAAGCTCGAGGCCGTGGGCCTCTCGACCACGGAGGCGTGCGGCGACTGCCCCCGTGTGATCATCGGTTCGCCGGTGGCCGGCATCGCCGCGGACGAGATCATCGACGGCACACCCGCGGTCGACGAGATCCACGAGCGCTACATCGGCAGCAAGGAATTCTCCAACCTGCCACGCAAGTTCAAGACCGCCATCTCCGGCTCGCCGGTCCAGGACGTGGTGCACGAGATCAACGACATCGCCTTCGTCGGCGTCGACCACCCCGAGCACGGCCCCGGTTTCGACCTGTGGGTCGGCGGCGGTCTCTCCACCAATCCGCGCTTCGCCGAGCGCCTGGGCGCCTGGGTGCCGCTGGACGAGGTCCCCGACGTCTGGGCCGGTGTGGTCGGCATCTTCCGCGACTACGGCTACCGCCGGCTGCGGACCCGTGCCCGCCTGAAGTTCCTGATGGCCGACTGGGGTCCGGAGAAGTTCCGGCAGATCCTCGAGGACGAGTACCTCAAACGCCCACTGCTGGACGGGCCGGCCCCGGCACAGCCCTCGTCGCGCTGGCGTGACCACATCGGTGTGCACCCCCAGCAGGACGGCCGCTTCTACGTCGGTTTCGCGCCGCGCGTCGGCCGGGTCGACGGCTCCACCCTGGCGAAGATCGCCGATCTGGCCGAGGCGCACGGCTCGGGCCGGGTGCGCACCACGGTCGAGCAGAAGATGCTCATCCTCGACGTCGAGCAGGACCGGGTCGCGTCCCTGACCGCAGGGCTCGAGGCGCTGGACTTCCAGGTGCACGCCTCCCCCTTCCGGCGCGGCACGATGGCCTGCACCGGCATCGAGTTCTGCAAGCTGGCGATCGTCGAGACGAAGGCGCGGGGCGCCGCGCTCATCGACGAACTGGAGCGCCGCATGCCGGACTTCGAGGAGCCGCTCACCATCAACATCAACGGCTGCCCCAACGCCTGCGCCCGCATCCAGACCGCGGACATCGGCCTCAAGGGCCAGCTCATGCTCGACGGTGACGGCAACCAGGTGGAGGGCTACCAGGTGCACCTGGGCGGGGCCCTCGGCCTGGAAGCCGGATTCGGCCGCAAGGTCCGTGGCCTGAAGGTCACGTCGGACGAACTGCCGGATTACGTCGAGCGGGTGCTCGGCAACTTCCAGGCGGAGCGCGAGGAGGGCGAGCGCTTCGCGACCTGGGCGGCCCGCGCCAGTGCGGAGTCGCTGTCATGA